A single genomic interval of Lewinellaceae bacterium harbors:
- a CDS encoding patatin-like phospholipase family protein has protein sequence MKQQPVIGMALSGGGVRGAAHAGVFKALEENGIELTHLSGSSAGAMAGALYAAGFKPEDILEFFKTNAGNIFQWRNFSRNKPGILDSDHYAQLFEPWLKEHTFETLSKKLHICVTDVLNGKIRFFSSGELVRPILASAAMPGVFTPVEIDENWYIDGGTMNNFPVEPLTWQCDVMLGSFVSLKKVLEKEELTSTLQLLNRASDLSFIAVSLQKFKLCDLVFAPPELWKFGIFDTKKVDEIYQFGYEHACSKMGQLLAILEPAEFGAQKGVSG, from the coding sequence ATGAAACAACAGCCAGTCATAGGAATGGCGCTCTCCGGCGGCGGGGTGCGCGGGGCTGCCCACGCGGGCGTGTTCAAAGCGCTGGAGGAAAATGGCATCGAGCTGACGCATCTCTCCGGCAGCAGCGCCGGAGCAATGGCCGGGGCGCTCTACGCCGCCGGCTTCAAACCGGAAGACATCCTGGAGTTTTTCAAAACGAACGCCGGCAACATCTTCCAGTGGAGAAACTTTTCCCGCAACAAGCCCGGCATTCTGGATTCCGACCATTACGCCCAGTTGTTCGAACCCTGGCTGAAGGAGCACACCTTCGAAACCCTTTCCAAAAAACTCCATATCTGCGTGACCGACGTGCTGAACGGAAAAATCCGCTTTTTTTCTTCCGGCGAACTGGTGCGCCCCATCCTGGCCTCCGCCGCCATGCCCGGAGTTTTCACGCCGGTGGAAATTGACGAAAACTGGTACATCGACGGCGGGACGATGAACAACTTTCCGGTGGAGCCTTTGACCTGGCAATGCGATGTAATGCTCGGCAGTTTCGTCTCCCTCAAAAAGGTGCTGGAAAAGGAGGAGTTGACCAGTACCTTACAACTGCTTAACCGGGCCAGCGACCTGAGCTTCATCGCGGTTTCCCTGCAGAAGTTCAAGTTGTGCGATCTGGTTTTTGCCCCGCCGGAACTTTGGAAATTCGGTATTTTCGATACCAAAAAAGTGGATGAAATCTATCAGTTCGGTTACGAACACGCCTGTAGCAAAATGGGCCAGCTTTTGGCCATTCTGGAGCCGGCGGAGTTCGGCGCCCAAAAGGGTGTTTCCGGTTGA
- a CDS encoding outer membrane beta-barrel protein, whose protein sequence is MMKKPVFLIAFLLSAGTLLAQFTAQGNFMMGSTLGFSAATSTITQDKGSGDVATENPTYTQFSIAPSVGYFLVDNLALGIGLDYTFNQVKNKNQATNKDSDLLFGPFARYYIPMTDDMSFFLEANFGFGNSSDDQEVAGVQQNISTNIFAVGVGPGFTIFSSEAVGIETLVKYNYARSDFDTNIGGVRAKTMTKTNQFDFSVGFRFYFTALTKAQGPAQRLY, encoded by the coding sequence ATGATGAAAAAGCCTGTTTTTTTGATCGCCTTCCTGCTTTCCGCCGGCACCCTGCTGGCGCAGTTCACTGCCCAGGGCAATTTCATGATGGGGTCGACCCTGGGATTCTCCGCAGCCACTTCCACCATTACGCAGGATAAGGGCAGCGGCGACGTAGCGACGGAAAACCCGACCTACACGCAGTTCAGCATTGCGCCGTCGGTGGGCTATTTCCTGGTCGACAACCTGGCGCTGGGCATTGGATTGGACTACACCTTCAACCAGGTGAAGAACAAAAACCAGGCGACCAACAAAGACAGCGACCTGCTGTTCGGCCCCTTTGCCCGTTACTACATCCCCATGACGGACGATATGTCCTTCTTCCTGGAAGCCAACTTTGGCTTTGGCAACTCTTCCGATGACCAGGAAGTCGCCGGCGTTCAGCAGAACATCAGCACCAACATCTTTGCCGTCGGCGTAGGGCCGGGCTTCACCATTTTCTCCTCCGAGGCGGTAGGCATCGAAACGCTGGTAAAATACAACTACGCCCGCTCCGACTTCGATACCAACATCGGCGGGGTGCGGGCCAAGACCATGACCAAAACCAACCAATTCGACTTTTCCGTGGGCTTCCGCTTCTATTTCACTGCGCTGACGAAAGCACAAGGGCCAGCGCAGAGGTTGTATTGA
- a CDS encoding carboxypeptidase regulatory-like domain-containing protein has product MSRFLRKFRSDATKENEDKERSPFMALIWKGLKDGLSGTIGKWVGAVLTFIVLTAGGWILNNTYINPIQVREIRGYVYEVDSKGSPLPGATIFVVGQKDVQFEADENGQFSGKVKVRKNTGQILLSCNLDGYEFFQKPVDVPVDRGEPIVTNFQLEPL; this is encoded by the coding sequence ATGTCCAGATTTTTAAGAAAATTTCGCAGCGACGCCACAAAAGAAAACGAGGACAAAGAACGTTCTCCTTTTATGGCGCTGATCTGGAAAGGCCTGAAAGACGGCCTCTCCGGCACGATCGGCAAGTGGGTCGGCGCCGTCCTGACCTTTATCGTCCTCACCGCAGGGGGGTGGATTCTCAACAATACCTACATCAACCCCATTCAGGTTCGGGAAATAAGAGGGTACGTGTACGAAGTCGACAGCAAGGGCAGCCCGCTGCCCGGTGCCACCATTTTCGTGGTCGGGCAGAAAGACGTGCAGTTTGAAGCCGATGAGAACGGCCAGTTTTCCGGAAAGGTCAAAGTCCGGAAAAATACGGGGCAGATATTACTCAGCTGCAACCTGGACGGCTATGAGTTTTTCCAAAAACCGGTCGATGTCCCGGTGGATAGAGGAGAGCCCATCGTGACCAATTTCCAGCTGGAACCGCTGTAA
- a CDS encoding ABC transporter ATP-binding protein — translation MKVITTKGVVKIYNPDKIPVKALNGVDLEISEGEFTAIVGPSGSGKTTLLNIIGGLDRPDEGDVEVGGHDVDAMSDNKLIDFRKEHIGFVFQAYNLIPVLTARENVEFVMLLQGRPKKERHDRAEELLRAVGLEDKMDKRPSELSGGQQQRVAVARALAPKPDFILADEPTANLDSQSTANLLDLMAQLNKEEKVTFVFSTHDQRVIDRARRVVTLVDGKVATDEVRE, via the coding sequence ATGAAAGTCATCACCACCAAGGGCGTCGTAAAGATTTACAACCCTGATAAAATCCCGGTAAAAGCGCTGAACGGCGTAGACCTGGAGATCAGCGAAGGCGAATTTACCGCCATTGTCGGGCCTTCCGGCTCCGGCAAGACCACCCTCCTGAATATCATCGGCGGGCTCGACCGCCCCGACGAGGGCGATGTGGAAGTCGGCGGCCATGACGTCGACGCCATGAGCGACAACAAGCTCATCGACTTCCGAAAGGAACACATCGGTTTTGTTTTTCAGGCCTACAACCTCATACCGGTACTCACTGCCCGGGAGAATGTGGAGTTCGTTATGCTGCTTCAGGGGCGTCCGAAAAAAGAGCGCCACGACCGGGCCGAAGAACTGCTGCGCGCCGTCGGCCTGGAGGATAAGATGGACAAACGGCCGTCCGAGTTGTCCGGCGGCCAGCAACAGCGCGTGGCCGTGGCCCGCGCCCTGGCGCCTAAACCCGACTTTATCCTCGCCGACGAGCCGACGGCCAACCTCGATTCCCAATCGACGGCTAACCTGCTCGACCTCATGGCGCAACTGAATAAAGAGGAAAAGGTCACTTTCGTCTTTTCTACCCACGACCAACGGGTGATCGACCGGGCGCGACGGGTGGTGACGCTGGTGGACGGCAAGGTGGCTACGGACGAGGTGAGGGAGTGA
- a CDS encoding ABC transporter permease yields MIPIMAWRNIWRSKTRSLVVIGAIAVGIWAALSLTGFATGMMKSYVNNAVQNIVSHIQVHQPEFLDENEVKYNIPDVMAVERAIRAEPGVKAVSVRSIANGMISSSQGARGVRIKGVVPEEEARVNALNENVVEGDYFSDEGRNPILVSSELAEKLNVKVRSKVVLNFQDRGGSITAAAFRIVGLFDTGNNPFDLSHVFVRRSDLNNLLIPATDSSLAADALAHEIAVMVDEIRDVDTIASTLSAEFPNLKVQTYREISPDLELYEGQIKNVSLVYLTVIMLALVFGIINTMLMAVLERIKELGMLMAIGMNKLRVFFMIVLESIMLGLVAIPVGLLLGYITIDYVGKNGIDMSIYAKGLANFGMSPIIYFELDPIVYLQVAVGVFLTAVLASIYPALKAVRLKPVEALRTI; encoded by the coding sequence ATGATACCAATAATGGCCTGGCGAAACATCTGGCGCAGCAAGACGCGCAGCCTGGTAGTGATCGGGGCAATCGCCGTCGGCATCTGGGCGGCCCTTTCCCTGACGGGTTTTGCGACGGGCATGATGAAAAGTTACGTCAACAACGCCGTGCAGAACATCGTCTCCCACATTCAGGTGCACCAGCCTGAATTCCTGGACGAAAATGAAGTCAAATACAACATACCGGATGTAATGGCAGTAGAGCGCGCCATCCGGGCCGAGCCGGGGGTAAAGGCGGTGAGCGTTCGCTCCATAGCCAATGGGATGATATCCTCCAGCCAGGGGGCCCGCGGCGTGCGCATCAAAGGAGTCGTGCCGGAGGAAGAGGCTCGGGTGAATGCCCTCAACGAAAATGTGGTGGAAGGCGATTACTTTTCGGATGAAGGCCGCAACCCCATTCTGGTCAGCAGCGAACTGGCGGAGAAATTGAATGTGAAGGTTCGCTCCAAGGTAGTGCTCAACTTTCAGGACCGGGGCGGAAGCATTACCGCCGCCGCCTTCCGCATCGTGGGCCTGTTCGATACCGGCAACAACCCCTTCGACCTGTCCCACGTGTTCGTTCGCCGCAGCGACCTCAACAATTTGCTTATCCCTGCTACGGACAGCAGCCTGGCAGCAGACGCCCTGGCCCACGAAATAGCGGTAATGGTTGATGAAATCCGGGATGTGGACACCATCGCGTCTACGCTGAGCGCCGAATTTCCCAACCTGAAAGTGCAGACCTACCGGGAAATCTCCCCCGACCTGGAACTCTACGAAGGGCAGATCAAGAACGTGTCGCTCGTCTACCTCACCGTGATCATGCTGGCGCTGGTCTTCGGCATCATCAACACCATGCTGATGGCGGTGCTGGAACGCATCAAGGAACTGGGCATGCTCATGGCCATTGGCATGAACAAGCTGCGGGTGTTTTTCATGATCGTGCTGGAGTCCATCATGCTGGGCCTGGTTGCCATTCCGGTAGGCCTGCTTTTGGGCTACATTACCATTGATTACGTCGGAAAGAACGGCATTGACATGTCCATTTATGCCAAGGGCCTGGCCAACTTCGGAATGTCTCCCATCATCTACTTCGAACTGGATCCCATCGTTTACCTGCAGGTAGCAGTGGGCGTATTCCTGACGGCCGTACTGGCCTCCATCTATCCGGCCTTGAAAGCCGTCCGGCTCAAGCCGGTGGAAGCATTGAGAACCATCTAA
- a CDS encoding ABC transporter permease, whose amino-acid sequence MLFRLAWRNIWRNKRRTAITAASILFAVLFATFMESIQKGAWDHMINSVVNYYYGYVQVHQKGYWDEQTIDKAFPLADSLMQLQEKVPEIRQVLPRIESFALASTGEHTSGVMVIGIDPQRENAMTNLRDRISEGKYFEDNEEAALVAEGVAENLGLSLGDTIVLISQGYHGVNAAGKYPIKGMVNFGSPELNKQMVYLPLPVAQYFYGAEGLATSLALKIDGQDDIRPVMKALDRKLDTSAYEVMDWKDMLPDLVEAKTVDSAGNVIVYVILYLIIAFGIFGTILMMSKEREYEFGVLISIGLHRWQLGLTVWLEVMMLGLFGALLGILASMPLVWYFHVNPIRFSGDYAEAMEKFGFEAIFPAIFEAHIFLIQALLVFILTAILALYPIFKIRKLKPVQAMRA is encoded by the coding sequence ATGCTATTTCGCCTTGCCTGGCGCAACATCTGGCGCAACAAACGGCGTACGGCCATCACGGCGGCTTCCATCCTGTTCGCCGTTTTATTTGCCACCTTTATGGAGTCTATCCAGAAAGGCGCCTGGGATCACATGATCAACAGCGTAGTCAACTACTACTACGGCTACGTGCAGGTGCACCAGAAGGGATACTGGGATGAGCAGACTATAGACAAAGCCTTCCCGCTGGCCGATTCCCTGATGCAGTTGCAGGAAAAAGTTCCGGAAATCCGGCAGGTATTGCCGCGGATCGAATCCTTCGCCCTGGCGTCTACCGGCGAACACACCTCCGGGGTAATGGTGATAGGCATCGACCCCCAGCGGGAGAATGCCATGACCAACCTGCGCGACCGGATTTCCGAGGGTAAATACTTCGAAGATAACGAAGAAGCGGCACTGGTGGCCGAAGGCGTGGCGGAGAACCTGGGGCTGAGCCTGGGGGATACCATCGTGCTGATCAGCCAGGGCTACCACGGCGTCAATGCCGCCGGAAAGTATCCCATCAAAGGCATGGTCAATTTCGGCTCTCCGGAACTCAACAAGCAGATGGTCTACCTGCCGCTGCCGGTAGCTCAGTATTTCTATGGCGCCGAAGGGCTGGCAACCTCCCTGGCTCTGAAAATTGACGGCCAGGACGACATAAGGCCAGTGATGAAGGCTCTGGATCGCAAACTGGATACCTCCGCCTATGAAGTGATGGACTGGAAGGACATGCTGCCCGACCTGGTGGAGGCCAAAACGGTGGACAGCGCCGGCAACGTTATCGTTTACGTCATCCTCTACCTCATCATTGCCTTCGGCATCTTCGGCACCATCCTGATGATGTCGAAAGAGCGGGAATACGAGTTTGGGGTGCTCATTTCCATCGGCCTGCACCGCTGGCAACTGGGCCTGACGGTGTGGCTGGAGGTGATGATGCTGGGCCTTTTCGGCGCCTTGCTCGGAATATTAGCCAGCATGCCGCTGGTGTGGTATTTCCACGTCAATCCTATCCGGTTCTCCGGAGATTATGCGGAAGCCATGGAAAAATTCGGCTTCGAAGCCATCTTCCCGGCCATTTTCGAAGCCCACATTTTCCTGATCCAGGCCCTGCTGGTATTCATCCTCACCGCTATCCTGGCGCTGTATCCGATCTTTAAGATCAGGAAACTGAAACCGGTGCAGGCGATGAGGGCGTAA
- a CDS encoding outer membrane lipoprotein-sorting protein → MKPLILAILALPLMMSTAANAQNLTAKEIIEKADQKQRGETSVGELKMTIVRPTWTREMVMKSWSKGTEYMLILVTAPARDKGTAFLKRENEIWNWQPTIDRVIKMPPSMMMQSWMGSDFTNDDLVRESSIVVDYTHKLLGTETIEGRKCYKIELTPKENAPVVWGKVLSWIDTEEFMQMKAEFFDEDGYLVNTMYGKNVKKMDDRLLPSILEVVPADEEGHKTIVEYLNLNFNKPIEESFFSVQNMKRVR, encoded by the coding sequence ATGAAACCATTGATCCTGGCCATACTGGCGCTCCCCCTGATGATGAGCACAGCGGCCAATGCACAGAACCTCACTGCTAAAGAGATCATCGAAAAGGCCGACCAGAAACAGCGGGGAGAAACCAGTGTCGGCGAACTGAAAATGACCATCGTCCGCCCCACCTGGACGCGGGAAATGGTGATGAAGAGCTGGTCGAAGGGCACCGAGTACATGCTGATCCTGGTCACGGCTCCTGCCCGCGACAAGGGCACCGCTTTCCTGAAAAGGGAAAACGAAATTTGGAACTGGCAGCCCACCATCGACCGGGTCATTAAGATGCCGCCTTCCATGATGATGCAATCCTGGATGGGCTCCGACTTCACCAACGACGACCTGGTGCGCGAGTCTTCCATTGTGGTGGACTACACCCACAAGCTGTTGGGTACGGAAACCATAGAGGGGCGAAAATGCTATAAGATCGAACTGACGCCTAAAGAAAACGCCCCGGTGGTGTGGGGCAAGGTGCTCTCCTGGATCGATACGGAAGAGTTCATGCAGATGAAAGCCGAATTTTTTGATGAAGACGGCTATCTGGTGAATACGATGTACGGCAAGAACGTCAAAAAAATGGACGACCGCCTGCTGCCTTCTATCCTGGAAGTGGTGCCCGCCGACGAGGAGGGGCATAAAACCATTGTGGAATACCTGAACCTGAATTTCAATAAACCCATTGAGGAGTCGTTCTTCTCGGTGCAGAATATGAAACGGGTGCGGTAA
- a CDS encoding TetR/AcrR family transcriptional regulator, with product MSPRTKKQFEKIRQKSTDAIKKAAMELFAHNGYHSTSISEIAKEAGVSKGLLYNYFDSKEALLHDIIMEAVEMGEQAMGQILTAETDAAGQLRAMTEVTFGMVQKDLHYWKLMTALAFQTDVMTGFMPELKKKQEEAVAAISGIFRRLGAEEPEKEALYYGAVLDGIMLHYMQMEENYPIEEMKAFVLKRFLPAPPGPKSIGAFEPK from the coding sequence ATGTCGCCACGCACCAAGAAACAATTTGAAAAAATCCGCCAGAAGAGTACCGATGCGATCAAAAAAGCGGCTATGGAATTGTTTGCCCACAACGGCTACCACAGCACTTCCATTAGCGAAATTGCCAAGGAGGCGGGGGTGTCGAAGGGGTTGCTCTACAATTACTTTGACAGCAAAGAGGCCTTGTTGCACGATATCATCATGGAGGCGGTAGAGATGGGCGAGCAGGCGATGGGGCAGATTCTAACCGCTGAAACCGATGCAGCCGGGCAATTGCGGGCGATGACCGAAGTGACATTTGGAATGGTGCAGAAAGACCTGCACTACTGGAAACTGATGACCGCGCTGGCCTTTCAGACCGACGTGATGACGGGTTTTATGCCGGAGCTCAAGAAGAAACAGGAAGAGGCCGTAGCGGCCATCTCCGGCATCTTTCGCCGCCTGGGCGCTGAGGAACCTGAAAAGGAAGCCCTTTACTACGGCGCCGTGCTGGACGGCATCATGCTGCACTACATGCAAATGGAAGAGAATTACCCGATAGAAGAGATGAAAGCCTTTGTGCTAAAGCGCTTTCTCCCGGCGCCTCCTGGCCCCAAATCAATAGGCGCCTTCGAACCCAAATAA
- a CDS encoding WD40 repeat domain-containing protein: MLKPVAASIAAGREKKARAEQLAELEKARAAEAQERKRRQKFIRYFSSILFLAAGLLLIAVYALFQNKAKKKAELTATMISNLAKSNLQSAKDPTLALQMLRYTFHHFPLPTAQGIDDYYKAIIDNPMNGYCQKVLKGHTSEVLHGNLSSDGKFALTAGGDGAARLWNLQTDSVLELRHGVEAVEAALFTPDASRIFTAGQDGKVIIWGLNGARIDSFSTNLRIFSADISPDGQLIALGMRDASVRFYRLDGTPFGKKLVGHRGAPYALDFSRDGRYLVTGSWDGTARVWDVEKREEVHRMTHDSSSVRSVAFSPDGRSILTGCSDQGAFVWRFYPKDPELSPGYNYYKLLAGGNLENRAVAFSKDGNHYITCGENNTICLWDKSGKVQRVFAGHTDQIVWVALSQDGQYILSASRDKTARLWYFDNIFDDLNLELRDAVNAVSMSNKNNSLLSGGRDGLAIVWDAQGRPAFSLDEHNLSITSVAWDTKGEHFLTASWDGSAIYWDSLGQIIRRIQHGSPIHSAAFCKSDAYILTGGSDKQARLWSTRTGRLEAVFNRHAEPVIAVAYVPEDGVITGSQDQTAIVWDLKGHPLVTLKGHFNDVTAVAASSDGRFLLTGSRDQKARVWTRAGKLVRILNHNGTVTSVAFSPDTLNRMLTGSTDDTVRLWNRDGSLERTFPLEDDVLSVCFFLDGKSFVAGCKNKKAVQWSVDGIKMLEFGGTDANTGGNLVNELDTLQENKPLYEPSLGEFYEAGLKLTPEGLLEMANKSTVNELLLFHYRNPSDEEISTLLIKKLKKDTSLSGLKQYLATYRNLIRDDSTLSLANYEAGLKRLIDLEDNLENRKLAAVYYNAIAWNNLTVRRNFREAERLLKQALKMDKDYRRIYTNLPAVQLFLGNTRQAKALYGEYKDREFEPPATPRFREAFLEDIREFDKRGLINTPELEREVEEIRELLEN; encoded by the coding sequence TTGCTGAAGCCGGTGGCCGCCTCCATTGCGGCTGGCCGCGAAAAAAAAGCTCGGGCGGAACAACTGGCGGAATTGGAAAAGGCCCGCGCGGCTGAAGCGCAGGAACGAAAGCGCAGGCAAAAATTCATAAGATATTTTAGTTCGATTTTGTTTCTGGCCGCAGGATTGTTGTTAATTGCTGTGTATGCCCTTTTCCAGAATAAAGCTAAAAAAAAGGCAGAGCTGACGGCAACAATGATTAGCAACTTAGCCAAGAGCAATCTTCAATCAGCTAAGGATCCCACGCTGGCCCTGCAGATGCTGCGCTATACATTCCATCACTTTCCTCTTCCTACTGCACAAGGGATAGACGATTATTATAAAGCCATAATCGATAATCCAATGAATGGATATTGTCAAAAAGTATTGAAGGGGCACACCAGCGAAGTATTACATGGAAATCTTTCTTCAGACGGCAAGTTTGCCCTCACCGCCGGAGGGGATGGCGCCGCCCGCCTTTGGAACTTGCAAACGGATAGCGTTTTAGAACTGCGCCATGGCGTAGAGGCGGTAGAAGCTGCTTTGTTCACGCCTGATGCTAGTCGCATTTTCACTGCTGGCCAGGATGGGAAAGTAATCATCTGGGGCCTCAATGGTGCAAGGATCGATTCGTTTTCCACAAATCTGCGAATCTTTTCAGCGGACATTTCCCCCGACGGGCAACTGATTGCCCTGGGCATGAGAGATGCATCCGTTCGTTTCTACCGGCTCGATGGAACGCCTTTCGGCAAAAAGCTGGTTGGCCACCGGGGTGCCCCCTATGCACTCGATTTTTCCAGAGACGGCCGGTATTTGGTGACCGGCAGTTGGGATGGCACCGCCCGAGTCTGGGATGTAGAAAAACGCGAAGAGGTACACCGTATGACTCATGATTCTTCTTCGGTTCGGTCTGTGGCGTTTTCCCCTGACGGGCGATCCATCCTGACCGGTTGCAGCGATCAGGGCGCTTTTGTGTGGAGATTCTATCCTAAAGATCCTGAATTGTCGCCTGGATACAACTACTACAAGTTATTAGCCGGAGGAAATCTGGAAAACCGGGCGGTCGCTTTTTCGAAAGACGGAAACCATTACATTACCTGTGGGGAAAACAACACCATTTGCCTCTGGGATAAATCTGGAAAAGTACAGCGAGTATTTGCCGGCCATACGGACCAAATCGTGTGGGTGGCCCTTTCACAGGACGGGCAATATATCTTGAGCGCCAGCCGGGATAAAACCGCCCGCCTCTGGTACTTCGACAACATTTTTGATGATTTGAATTTGGAACTCCGGGACGCTGTCAATGCCGTTTCGATGTCCAATAAAAATAATTCTTTATTGAGCGGAGGACGCGATGGCCTGGCCATTGTATGGGATGCCCAAGGGCGCCCTGCCTTTTCTTTAGATGAACACAACTTGAGTATTACATCAGTAGCCTGGGATACAAAAGGGGAACATTTTCTGACGGCCAGCTGGGACGGCTCTGCCATTTATTGGGACAGCCTGGGGCAGATCATCCGTCGTATACAGCATGGCAGCCCCATCCATAGCGCCGCTTTTTGCAAGAGCGACGCCTATATTCTGACCGGAGGATCCGATAAGCAAGCCAGGCTCTGGTCCACCAGAACCGGCCGTCTGGAAGCTGTTTTCAATAGGCACGCCGAGCCAGTAATAGCTGTCGCTTACGTTCCGGAGGACGGTGTTATAACCGGAAGCCAGGATCAAACCGCTATTGTTTGGGATCTAAAAGGCCATCCGCTGGTTACCTTAAAAGGCCATTTTAATGACGTAACCGCCGTCGCCGCCTCATCCGACGGCCGTTTCCTACTCACCGGCAGCCGAGATCAAAAGGCCCGGGTTTGGACCCGAGCCGGGAAGCTGGTAAGGATACTGAACCATAACGGGACGGTCACTTCCGTGGCATTTTCCCCCGACACCCTAAATAGAATGCTAACCGGTTCCACTGACGATACGGTCAGGCTTTGGAATCGCGATGGCTCATTGGAAAGAACCTTTCCTCTGGAGGATGATGTTTTGTCCGTGTGTTTTTTTCTTGACGGCAAAAGTTTTGTAGCCGGATGTAAAAATAAAAAAGCAGTTCAATGGTCTGTTGATGGGATCAAAATGCTTGAGTTTGGAGGAACGGATGCCAACACCGGAGGGAACCTGGTGAACGAATTGGACACACTCCAGGAAAACAAACCCTTGTACGAGCCAAGCCTGGGCGAATTTTACGAAGCCGGATTGAAATTGACACCGGAAGGTTTGCTGGAAATGGCAAATAAATCTACTGTTAATGAACTATTGTTGTTTCACTACCGCAACCCATCTGATGAGGAAATTTCTACTTTGCTGATCAAAAAATTAAAAAAAGATACTTCCTTATCCGGTTTAAAGCAATATCTAGCGACTTACCGAAATCTGATCCGGGACGATAGCACGCTGAGCCTGGCCAATTACGAGGCAGGGCTGAAACGCCTGATCGACCTGGAGGATAATCTTGAAAATCGCAAGCTTGCGGCCGTGTATTACAACGCCATCGCCTGGAACAACCTGACCGTCCGGCGCAACTTCCGGGAAGCCGAACGCTTACTGAAACAGGCTTTGAAAATGGATAAGGATTACCGCCGGATATATACTAACCTTCCCGCTGTTCAATTGTTTTTAGGCAATACGCGCCAGGCGAAGGCTTTGTATGGCGAATACAAAGACCGGGAATTCGAACCCCCTGCTACACCCCGTTTTCGCGAAGCGTTCCTGGAGGATATTCGGGAATTTGATAAGAGAGGGTTAATCAACACTCCAGAACTTGAAAGGGAGGTAGAGGAGATCAGAGAACTGCTTGAAAATTAA
- a CDS encoding type II toxin-antitoxin system VapB family antitoxin, whose amino-acid sequence MRTNIEIDINLMEQALQLSQLKTKKEVVHQALEQYVRRLKRLKILTMQGQVKWEGNLNEMRLI is encoded by the coding sequence ATGCGGACGAATATCGAAATAGACATCAATCTGATGGAGCAAGCCCTTCAGTTGAGCCAGCTCAAGACCAAAAAGGAAGTGGTACATCAAGCATTGGAGCAATATGTAAGGCGGCTCAAGCGCCTGAAAATACTGACAATGCAGGGCCAGGTGAAATGGGAAGGCAACCTCAATGAAATGAGGCTTATCTGA
- a CDS encoding PIN domain nuclease — protein sequence MGGGILVDTSVWIQFFNGVESPQAEYLRQSVQDDQPLFLCPTIIQEVLQGIRSDKDYENVKDSLLAFPVPNWNPMEAAIAAAQLYRGLRKKGITIRKSNDCLIAAFAQRFDMAILHSDRDFSIMAEQRIIRVVSFRTP from the coding sequence ATGGGGGGCGGGATATTAGTGGACACTTCAGTCTGGATTCAATTTTTCAATGGCGTTGAAAGCCCCCAAGCCGAATACTTGAGGCAGAGTGTTCAAGACGATCAGCCATTATTCTTATGTCCAACCATCATCCAGGAAGTTCTACAAGGTATTCGATCAGACAAAGATTACGAGAATGTAAAAGATAGTCTTCTAGCCTTTCCTGTTCCGAACTGGAATCCTATGGAAGCTGCAATTGCGGCAGCCCAATTATATCGGGGACTTAGAAAAAAAGGCATTACTATCCGCAAATCCAACGATTGCCTTATTGCCGCCTTTGCTCAACGGTTTGACATGGCTATTCTTCATTCAGATCGCGATTTTTCAATCATGGCTGAGCAAAGAATCATTCGGGTAGTTAGTTTTCGCACTCCTTAA